A single region of the Oscillospiraceae bacterium genome encodes:
- the murC gene encoding UDP-N-acetylmuramate--L-alanine ligase, giving the protein MSEIYRFDALKARKIHFIGIGGSGMYPLAQILHSEGYQITGSDNNPSPTVDAVREMGIPVTMGHSPENIVDCELVVYTAALLEDNPELLAAKAKGIPTMPRAKLLGIVANSYENAVGICGTHGKTTSTSMLTEIFLKAGKDPSAVIGGKLASIGGSGRVGKSEYMTCEADEFRDTFLNIYPAYSLILNVDEDHLEYFKNLENIIKSFAQFANQTKKAVIANGDDANTLKVVKSCKTDVVLFGTSAGCRFQARNISENGPYFSFELYSDGKLTGNIDLKIPGKHNVMNSLGVLAAADQCSVEIKDAIEAVNAFQGAGRRFETIGKFNGFTLIDDYAHNPTELAATISAAKLIGCKRIVAVFQPVTFSRTKLMLDGLADSLNMADQTILLPIMGAREINTYGVSSADLAAKIKNCVLTDGFESAAKAIKENAAPGDLVLTLGCGDVYKVIPYLKDLINA; this is encoded by the coding sequence GTGAGTGAGATTTACAGATTTGATGCGCTCAAAGCGCGCAAGATTCATTTCATCGGCATCGGCGGCAGCGGGATGTATCCGCTTGCACAGATTCTGCACAGCGAAGGTTACCAAATAACCGGTTCGGATAATAACCCTTCGCCTACAGTGGATGCCGTTCGGGAAATGGGAATTCCGGTGACAATGGGACATTCCCCGGAAAATATCGTTGACTGTGAACTGGTCGTCTATACGGCGGCACTGCTTGAGGACAACCCAGAACTGCTCGCGGCAAAAGCCAAGGGTATTCCTACCATGCCCCGCGCAAAGCTGCTCGGAATCGTCGCCAACTCCTATGAGAACGCCGTCGGTATCTGCGGCACGCATGGCAAGACGACCTCCACCTCAATGCTGACAGAGATATTTCTCAAGGCCGGTAAGGATCCGTCGGCTGTCATCGGCGGAAAACTGGCCTCGATCGGCGGAAGCGGCAGGGTCGGAAAGAGCGAATATATGACCTGCGAAGCCGACGAGTTCCGCGACACCTTTTTAAATATTTATCCCGCTTATTCATTGATTTTGAACGTTGACGAGGATCACCTCGAATATTTTAAAAACCTCGAAAACATTATCAAATCCTTTGCGCAGTTTGCAAATCAGACCAAAAAAGCGGTCATTGCCAACGGTGACGATGCAAACACGCTCAAAGTCGTAAAATCCTGTAAGACCGACGTTGTTTTATTCGGAACTTCCGCCGGCTGCCGTTTTCAGGCCCGAAATATCTCGGAAAACGGCCCTTATTTCTCCTTTGAGCTCTATAGCGACGGAAAACTTACGGGAAACATCGATTTAAAAATCCCCGGTAAACACAATGTGATGAATTCTCTCGGTGTGCTTGCCGCCGCCGATCAGTGCAGCGTAGAGATAAAAGATGCAATCGAAGCGGTCAACGCTTTTCAAGGTGCCGGAAGACGCTTTGAAACTATTGGCAAGTTTAACGGCTTCACATTGATCGACGATTATGCACATAATCCGACCGAGCTTGCGGCTACCATTTCCGCAGCGAAACTGATCGGATGCAAGCGCATCGTCGCGGTGTTTCAGCCGGTGACGTTTTCACGCACAAAACTGATGTTGGACGGACTGGCCGATTCATTAAATATGGCCGATCAGACAATTTTGCTGCCGATCATGGGCGCAAGGGAGATCAATACTTACGGTGTTTCATCGGCGGATCTGGCTGCCAAAATTAAAAACTGCGTTTTGACCGACGGGTTTGAATCGGCGGCAAAGGCGATCAAAGAAAACGCCGCGCCCGGCGATCTGGTTCTGACGCTCGGATGCGGCGACGTCTATAAGGTGATTCCGTATTTGAAAGATTTGATCAATGCATGA
- a CDS encoding acetate kinase: MIFFVINAGSSSLKSQLIEMETRSVLAEINCERIGIDGRIKYKFPDGRKLALETALPDHMTTFKKVIELVTTGSTKVLNSIADIKAVGHRIVFGGMELVKSVLADDKVIATIDKYAEYAPLHNPAEANTVRACIDMFGKDVPQVCVFDTSFHQTMPMAHAIYGIPYEYYKKYAVRKMGFHGISHQYVANRAAQLLGKDIKDTKIVTCHIGNGASICAVDGGKSIDISMGFGTCDGILMGTRCGMIDPLALFYIAQKEKMSVADLNTLVNKKSGLQGVSGISSDSRELEEAELAGNERAKLANDIQRYHVKKLIGSYAFEMGGLDAVVFTAGIGERSPMLRAGACAGLERFGIKLDPVLNEKMNGKEANISAPDAKVPIYIIPTNEELQIAFEIEKVAFGK, encoded by the coding sequence ATGATTTTTTTTGTAATTAACGCAGGAAGTTCTTCGTTGAAAAGTCAGCTGATCGAAATGGAAACCCGCAGCGTGCTCGCTGAGATCAACTGCGAGCGTATCGGAATCGACGGCCGGATCAAATATAAATTCCCCGACGGCAGAAAACTTGCCCTCGAGACCGCCCTTCCCGACCACATGACCACGTTTAAAAAGGTCATTGAACTCGTCACAACCGGAAGCACAAAAGTTCTCAACTCTATTGCCGACATCAAAGCAGTCGGTCATCGGATTGTCTTCGGCGGCATGGAGCTCGTCAAATCGGTGCTTGCTGACGACAAGGTGATTGCAACAATCGATAAATATGCGGAATATGCCCCGCTGCATAATCCCGCCGAAGCCAATACCGTGCGCGCCTGCATTGATATGTTCGGCAAAGATGTTCCCCAGGTTTGCGTGTTCGATACCTCCTTCCATCAGACCATGCCCATGGCTCACGCGATTTACGGCATCCCCTATGAATATTATAAAAAATACGCCGTCCGTAAAATGGGTTTTCACGGCATCTCTCATCAATATGTTGCAAACCGTGCGGCTCAGCTCCTCGGTAAAGATATTAAGGATACCAAAATCGTCACCTGTCATATCGGAAACGGCGCTTCCATCTGTGCGGTCGACGGCGGTAAATCCATTGATATTTCCATGGGTTTCGGCACCTGCGACGGCATCTTGATGGGTACCCGTTGCGGCATGATCGACCCGCTGGCGTTGTTTTATATCGCCCAGAAAGAGAAAATGTCGGTGGCCGATTTAAACACACTGGTCAACAAAAAAAGCGGCCTGCAGGGCGTTTCCGGTATCAGCAGCGACAGCCGCGAGCTCGAAGAAGCTGAACTGGCCGGAAACGAACGCGCCAAACTGGCCAATGATATTCAAAGATATCACGTCAAAAAACTGATCGGCTCCTATGCTTTTGAAATGGGTGGGTTGGACGCGGTTGTGTTTACCGCCGGTATCGGCGAGCGTTCCCCGATGTTGCGTGCTGGTGCGTGCGCGGGTCTGGAGCGGTTCGGCATCAAGCTTGACCCGGTGCTCAACGAAAAGATGAACGGCAAAGAAGCCAACATCTCCGCGCCGGATGCCAAGGTTCCGATTTACATTATTCCAACCAACGAAGAATTGCAGATTGCGTTCGAGATTGAAAAAGTGGCATTTGGAAAGTGA
- a CDS encoding cob(I)yrinic acid a,c-diamide adenosyltransferase, translated as MENKIILYYGGTHAMDAAVRGIADAYSMVGKKILYTDFSNIGKYITFRDGDNPKLRVYQPPHPTNQNYAEMTEEKRRYTLLDNTDYFEAATNKAAFGGFDLVIFDYISDATAFGVLYEGILLDWLSGRPEHLDVLATGNFASAKMADLADEIYNFTRIK; from the coding sequence ATGGAGAATAAAATTATCTTATATTACGGCGGAACCCATGCCATGGACGCCGCAGTCCGGGGAATTGCGGACGCATATTCCATGGTCGGGAAGAAAATCCTCTATACCGACTTTTCCAATATCGGAAAGTATATTACCTTTAGAGATGGCGATAATCCAAAACTGCGGGTTTATCAGCCACCGCATCCGACCAACCAAAATTATGCCGAAATGACCGAAGAAAAACGGCGATATACATTGCTTGACAACACCGATTATTTCGAAGCGGCAACAAATAAAGCCGCTTTCGGCGGCTTTGATTTGGTAATATTCGATTATATCTCCGACGCAACTGCGTTCGGCGTACTTTATGAGGGGATATTGCTCGACTGGTTAAGCGGCAGACCTGAACATTTGGACGTGCTGGCCACCGGAAATTTTGCAAGCGCAAAAATGGCCGATCTCGCGGATGAGATTTATAATTTCACAAGAATAAAATAA